Proteins from a single region of Echeneis naucrates chromosome 2, fEcheNa1.1, whole genome shotgun sequence:
- the alg11 gene encoding GDP-Man:Man(3)GlcNAc(2)-PP-Dol alpha-1,2-mannosyltransferase isoform X1 — protein sequence MSAHDQLVHCLCELTRLLWKLLLPLVFLGLLLVLVLVLLVLAVRLWLQRNRNTRRARDDRPTVAFFHPYCNAGGGGERVLWCAVRALQNRYADINIVVYTGDIGVTSQQILDGARRRFNIVLPRPVHFVFLRHRLLVEPGLFPHFTLLGQSLGSIFLGWEALMEFVPDLYIDSMGYAFTLPLFRYFGGCSVGSYVHYPTISTDMLSVVRERNPRFNNPDYVSNSLFLSAFKLVYYCLFALLYGMAGSCSDLIMVNSSWTLDHILSLWRAPNRTSVVYPPCDVSAFLDIPLDDDGDRKCHSIVSVGQFRPEKDHRLQIRAFKKVLDRRRTGAGGREALKLVLIGGCRNQEDEDRVLMLRGLCQELGIADKVEFKLNIPFEELKREMGEATIGLHTMWNEHFGIGVVECMAAGKVILAHKSGGPKLDIVVPFEGGQTGFLAEDEDSYTEAIERILALPSASRLQLRRNARQSVARFSDQEFEACFLAAMEPLMGTLER from the exons tggaagctgctgctgcccctGGTCTTCCTGGGCCtgctcctggttctggtcctggtcctgctggtGCTGGCTGTACgtctgtggctgcagaggaaCAGGAATACCCGCCGGGCCAGAGACGACCGTCCCACCGTGGCCTTCTTCCATCCTTACTGTAATGCTGGTGGCGGCGGAGAGAGGGTGCTCTGGTGTGCTGTCAGGGCACTGCAGAACAG gTACGCAGACATCAACATTGTGGTGTACACAGGCGACATCGGTGTGACCAGCCAGCAGATTTTGGATGGAGCACGACGCCGTTTCAACATTGTGCTCCCCCGACCCGTTCACTTTGTGTTCCTGAGGCACCGGCTGCTCGTGGAGCCCGGCTTGTTTCCTCACTTCACACTGCTGGGACAGAGTCTGGGCTCCATTTTTCTGGGATGGGAGGCACTGATGGAGTTTGTCCCGGACCTTTACATCGACTCAATGGGCTACGCTTTCACTCTGCCACTCTTCCGTTATTTTGGAGGCTGCAGCGTGGGAAGCTACGTTCACTATCCCACCATCAGCACCGACATGCTGTCtgttgtgagagagagaaatcccCG GTTCAACAACCCAGACTACGTCTCCAACAGTCTGTTCCTAAGTGCCTTCAAGCTGGTCTACTACTGCCTGTTTGCCCTGCTGTATGGCATGGCTGGATCCTGCAGTGACCTCATCATGGTCAACTCTTCCTGGACCCTCGATCACATCCTGTCTCTGTGGCGTGCTCCCAACCGCACCAGTGTGGTCTACCCGCCCTGCGATGTCAGCGCTTTCCTGGATATCCCGCTGGACGACGACGGGGACAGGAAGTGCCACTCCATCGTTTCCGTTGGGCAGTTCAGGCCAGAGAAGGATCACCGGCTGCAGATCAGAGCTTTCAAGAAGGTGTTGGACAGGAGGAGGACGGGTGCTGGGGGCAGGGAAGCACTGAAACTCGTTCTGATTGGCGGTTGTAGGAACCAGGAAGATGAGGATAGGGTGCTCATGCTCAGGGGGCTGTGCCAAGAACTGGGTATCGCAGACAAGGTGGAGTTTAAACTGAACATCCCCTTTGAGGAGCtgaagagagagatgggagaaGCCACCATCGGACTGCACACCATGTGGAACGAACACTTCGGAATAG GTGTTGTGGAGTGTATGGCAGCGGGGAAGGTCATTCTGGCCCACAAATCTGGCGGCCCAAAGCTGGACATCGTGGTACCATTTGAGGGTGGACAGACGGGCTTCCTGGCTGAAGACGAGGACAGTTACACAGAGGCAATAGAGAGGATCCTGGCTCTGCCGTCGGCCAGCAGGCTGCAGCTCAGACGCAACGCCCGTCAGTCGGTGGCTCGCTTTTCAGACCAGGAGTTTGAAGCCTGCTTCCTCGCTGCTATGGAGCCTCTGATGGGAACACTGGAACGATGA
- the alg11 gene encoding GDP-Man:Man(3)GlcNAc(2)-PP-Dol alpha-1,2-mannosyltransferase isoform X2 codes for MSAHDQLVHCLCELTMWLQRNRNTRRARDDRPTVAFFHPYCNAGGGGERVLWCAVRALQNRYADINIVVYTGDIGVTSQQILDGARRRFNIVLPRPVHFVFLRHRLLVEPGLFPHFTLLGQSLGSIFLGWEALMEFVPDLYIDSMGYAFTLPLFRYFGGCSVGSYVHYPTISTDMLSVVRERNPRFNNPDYVSNSLFLSAFKLVYYCLFALLYGMAGSCSDLIMVNSSWTLDHILSLWRAPNRTSVVYPPCDVSAFLDIPLDDDGDRKCHSIVSVGQFRPEKDHRLQIRAFKKVLDRRRTGAGGREALKLVLIGGCRNQEDEDRVLMLRGLCQELGIADKVEFKLNIPFEELKREMGEATIGLHTMWNEHFGIGVVECMAAGKVILAHKSGGPKLDIVVPFEGGQTGFLAEDEDSYTEAIERILALPSASRLQLRRNARQSVARFSDQEFEACFLAAMEPLMGTLER; via the exons tgtggctgcagaggaaCAGGAATACCCGCCGGGCCAGAGACGACCGTCCCACCGTGGCCTTCTTCCATCCTTACTGTAATGCTGGTGGCGGCGGAGAGAGGGTGCTCTGGTGTGCTGTCAGGGCACTGCAGAACAG gTACGCAGACATCAACATTGTGGTGTACACAGGCGACATCGGTGTGACCAGCCAGCAGATTTTGGATGGAGCACGACGCCGTTTCAACATTGTGCTCCCCCGACCCGTTCACTTTGTGTTCCTGAGGCACCGGCTGCTCGTGGAGCCCGGCTTGTTTCCTCACTTCACACTGCTGGGACAGAGTCTGGGCTCCATTTTTCTGGGATGGGAGGCACTGATGGAGTTTGTCCCGGACCTTTACATCGACTCAATGGGCTACGCTTTCACTCTGCCACTCTTCCGTTATTTTGGAGGCTGCAGCGTGGGAAGCTACGTTCACTATCCCACCATCAGCACCGACATGCTGTCtgttgtgagagagagaaatcccCG GTTCAACAACCCAGACTACGTCTCCAACAGTCTGTTCCTAAGTGCCTTCAAGCTGGTCTACTACTGCCTGTTTGCCCTGCTGTATGGCATGGCTGGATCCTGCAGTGACCTCATCATGGTCAACTCTTCCTGGACCCTCGATCACATCCTGTCTCTGTGGCGTGCTCCCAACCGCACCAGTGTGGTCTACCCGCCCTGCGATGTCAGCGCTTTCCTGGATATCCCGCTGGACGACGACGGGGACAGGAAGTGCCACTCCATCGTTTCCGTTGGGCAGTTCAGGCCAGAGAAGGATCACCGGCTGCAGATCAGAGCTTTCAAGAAGGTGTTGGACAGGAGGAGGACGGGTGCTGGGGGCAGGGAAGCACTGAAACTCGTTCTGATTGGCGGTTGTAGGAACCAGGAAGATGAGGATAGGGTGCTCATGCTCAGGGGGCTGTGCCAAGAACTGGGTATCGCAGACAAGGTGGAGTTTAAACTGAACATCCCCTTTGAGGAGCtgaagagagagatgggagaaGCCACCATCGGACTGCACACCATGTGGAACGAACACTTCGGAATAG GTGTTGTGGAGTGTATGGCAGCGGGGAAGGTCATTCTGGCCCACAAATCTGGCGGCCCAAAGCTGGACATCGTGGTACCATTTGAGGGTGGACAGACGGGCTTCCTGGCTGAAGACGAGGACAGTTACACAGAGGCAATAGAGAGGATCCTGGCTCTGCCGTCGGCCAGCAGGCTGCAGCTCAGACGCAACGCCCGTCAGTCGGTGGCTCGCTTTTCAGACCAGGAGTTTGAAGCCTGCTTCCTCGCTGCTATGGAGCCTCTGATGGGAACACTGGAACGATGA
- the spp2 gene encoding secreted phosphoprotein 24 has product MKSYILLLAVLQVLRCSGAPNFNSELESMSNKGLDAALAEANSMYAVSRLYRVIQASVTRLIPVGLNTVDMMMSFAMKETECAKTSRTDPQTCAFRPGFFVPSLSCSSRVRVTATSAQVLAVRCGRDSSSSSSESSEEIFSRGRQRFSIPLATRVPAPSAASQPEASHSGRSLHSLTGDDKPRGDIFNNFLV; this is encoded by the exons ATGAAGTCTTACATCCTCCTCCTGGCCGTGCTGCAGGTTCTCAGGTGCTCAG GCGCCCCAAACTTCAACTCAGAGCTGGAGTCAATGTCAAACAAAGGCCTTGACGCAGCTCTGGCAGAGGCCAACTCCATGTATGCTGTGAGCCGTCTTTACAGAGTCATCCAAGCCAGCGTCACAAGG CTGATTCCTGTGGGCCTGAACACCGTAGACATGATGATGTCATTCGCCATGAAAGAGACAGAATGCGCAAAGACTTCCAGGACCGACCCGCAGACGTGTGCCTTCAGACCTGGTTTCTTTGTG ccctccctctcctgctccagtCGGGTCAGGGTGACTGCCACCTCAGCTCAGGTGTTAGCTGTCAGGTGTGGCCGtgacagcagctccagcagctcagagtcAAGTGAGGAG ATCTTCTCAAGAGGGAGACAACGCTTCAGTATCCCGTTGGCAACCAGAG TCCCGGCTCCCTCTGCAGCGTCTCAACCTGAAGCTTCCCATTCTGGACGCTCCCTGCACAGCCTGACGGGAGACGACAAGCCCAGAGGAGACATTTTCAACAACTTTTTGGTATGA
- the LOC115052009 gene encoding radixin-like isoform X1: MPKPINVRVTTMDAELEFAIQPNTTGKQLFDQVVKTVGLREVWFFGLQYVDSKGYITWLKLNKKVTQQDVKKENPLQFKFRAKFFPEDVSEELIQEITQRLFFLQVKEAILNDENYCPPETAVLLASYAVQAKYGDYNKDVHKPGYLTHDRLLPQRVLEQHKLTKEQWEDRIQTWHEEHRGMLREDSMMEYLKIAQDLEMYGVNYFEIKNKKGTQLWLGVDALGLNIYEHEDKLTPKIGFPWSEIRNISFNDKKFVIKPIDKKAPDFVFYAPRLRINKRILALCMGNHELYMRRRKPDTIEVQQMKAQAREEKHHKQMERAQLENEKKKRELAEKEKERIEREKEELMERLRQIEEQTMRAQKELEEQTRKAMELDQERKRAREEAEKLERERQMAEEAKAELAKQAADQQKNQEQLAAELAEFTAKIALLEDAKRKKEDEATEWQHKALSAQEDLEKTKEELKNAMTVVPAPPGGHAESEHDEQDENHAEASAELSNEGVSQFDLRSEEERITEAQKNERVKQQLQQYCCKEERPARLWQVRTLSSELAQARDETKKTQNDVLHAENVKAGRDKYKTLRQIRQGNTKQRIDEFESM, encoded by the exons ATGCCGAAACCG ATCAACGTCCGTGTTACCACCATGGATGCAGAATTGGAGTTTGCCATCCAACCAAATACCACAGGGAAACAGCTTTTTGACCAG GTGGTGAAGACAGTAGGTTTGCGAGAAGTCTGGTTCTTTGGCCTACAGTATGTGGACAGTAAAGGCTATATCACTTGGCTCAAACTCAACAAGAAG GTGACGCAGCAGGATGTGAAGAAAGAGAATCCTCTGCAGTTTAAGTTCAGAGCCAAGTTCTTCCCTGAGGACGTCTCAGAGGAGCTAATCCAGGAAATAACTCAGagactcttcttcctccaa GTGAAGGAAGCCATCCTGAATGATGAGAACTATTGTCCTCCAGAGACAGCTGTCTTACTTGCCTCATACGCTGTCCAGGCCAAGTATGGAGACTACAACAAGGACGTCCACAAGCCCGGCTACCTGACCCATGACAGACTGCTGCCTCAGAG agtCCTGGAGCAACACAAGCTCACCAAGGAGCAGTGGGAGGACAGGATACAGACTTGGCATGAAGAACACAGAGGAATGCTCAG AGAGGACTCGATGATGGAGTATCTTAAAATTGCCCAGGATTTGGAAATGTACGGCGTCAACTATTTTGAGATCAAAAACAAGAAGGGCACACAGCTGTGGCTGGGTGTGGATGCCCTTGGCCTCAACATCTATGAACATGAAGACAA GTTGACACCAAAGATTGGCTTTCCCTGGAGTGAGATTCGAAACATCTCTTTCAATGACAAAAAGTTTGTCATTAAACCTATTGACAAGAAAGCACCT gactttgttttttatgcCCCACGACTCCGCATCAACAAGCGTATCTTGGCATTGTGTATGGGCAACCATGAGTTgtacatgaggaggagaaagcCTGACACAATAGAGGTGCAGCAGATGAAGGCTCAGGCACGGGAGGAGAAGCACCATAAACAGATGGAGAG AGCTCAACTggagaatgagaaaaagaagcGAGAGcttgcagagaaagagaaggaaaggataGAGCGTGAGAAAGAAGAGTTAATGGAAAGACTAAGGCAGATTGAAGAGCAAACAATGAGAGCTCAGAAAG AGCTTGAAGAACAGACACGCAAGGCGATGGAGTTGGaccaagaaagaaagagagcaagggAAGAGGCTGagaagctggagagagagaggcaaatgGCTGAGGAGGCCAAGGCAGAGCTGGCCAAACAGGCTGCAGACCAGCAAAAGAACCAGGAGCAActg GCTGCTGAACTGGCTGAATTCACAGCCAAAATTGCTCTCCTGGAAGATGccaaaaggaagaaggaagatgAAGCCACAGAATGGCAGCACAAA GCTCTGTCAGCCCAAGAGGACTTGGAGAAGACCAAGGAGGAGTTGAAGAATGCAATGACTGTGGTGCCCGCACCTCCAGGCGGCCATGCTGAGAGTGAGCATGACGAACAGGACGAGAACCATGCAGAGGCTAGTGCAGAGCTGTCCAATGAGGGGGTCAGCCAGTTTGATCTCCGCAGCGAAGAGGAGCGCATCACTGAAGCCCAGAAGAATGAGAGGGTCAAGCAACAGCTGCAG CAGTATTGTTGCAAAGAAGAAAGACCAGCCAGGCTATGGCAAGTAAGG ACATTAAGTTCAGAGTTGGCCCAGGCCAGAGATGAAACCAAGAAGACACAGAACGACGTTCTACATGCAGAGAATGTGAAAGCAGGCCGGGACAAATACAAAACGCTGCGTCAGATTCGACAGGGAAACACAAAGCAGCGCATTGATGAATTTGAGTCCATGTGA
- the LOC115052009 gene encoding radixin-like isoform X2 produces the protein MPKPINVRVTTMDAELEFAIQPNTTGKQLFDQVVKTVGLREVWFFGLQYVDSKGYITWLKLNKKVTQQDVKKENPLQFKFRAKFFPEDVSEELIQEITQRLFFLQVKEAILNDENYCPPETAVLLASYAVQAKYGDYNKDVHKPGYLTHDRLLPQRVLEQHKLTKEQWEDRIQTWHEEHRGMLREDSMMEYLKIAQDLEMYGVNYFEIKNKKGTQLWLGVDALGLNIYEHEDKLTPKIGFPWSEIRNISFNDKKFVIKPIDKKAPDFVFYAPRLRINKRILALCMGNHELYMRRRKPDTIEVQQMKAQAREEKHHKQMERAQLENEKKKRELAEKEKERIEREKEELMERLRQIEEQTMRAQKELEEQTRKAMELDQERKRAREEAEKLERERQMAEEAKAELAKQAADQQKNQEQLAAELAEFTAKIALLEDAKRKKEDEATEWQHKALSAQEDLEKTKEELKNAMTVVPAPPGGHAESEHDEQDENHAEASAELSNEGVSQFDLRSEEERITEAQKNERVKQQLQTLSSELAQARDETKKTQNDVLHAENVKAGRDKYKTLRQIRQGNTKQRIDEFESM, from the exons ATGCCGAAACCG ATCAACGTCCGTGTTACCACCATGGATGCAGAATTGGAGTTTGCCATCCAACCAAATACCACAGGGAAACAGCTTTTTGACCAG GTGGTGAAGACAGTAGGTTTGCGAGAAGTCTGGTTCTTTGGCCTACAGTATGTGGACAGTAAAGGCTATATCACTTGGCTCAAACTCAACAAGAAG GTGACGCAGCAGGATGTGAAGAAAGAGAATCCTCTGCAGTTTAAGTTCAGAGCCAAGTTCTTCCCTGAGGACGTCTCAGAGGAGCTAATCCAGGAAATAACTCAGagactcttcttcctccaa GTGAAGGAAGCCATCCTGAATGATGAGAACTATTGTCCTCCAGAGACAGCTGTCTTACTTGCCTCATACGCTGTCCAGGCCAAGTATGGAGACTACAACAAGGACGTCCACAAGCCCGGCTACCTGACCCATGACAGACTGCTGCCTCAGAG agtCCTGGAGCAACACAAGCTCACCAAGGAGCAGTGGGAGGACAGGATACAGACTTGGCATGAAGAACACAGAGGAATGCTCAG AGAGGACTCGATGATGGAGTATCTTAAAATTGCCCAGGATTTGGAAATGTACGGCGTCAACTATTTTGAGATCAAAAACAAGAAGGGCACACAGCTGTGGCTGGGTGTGGATGCCCTTGGCCTCAACATCTATGAACATGAAGACAA GTTGACACCAAAGATTGGCTTTCCCTGGAGTGAGATTCGAAACATCTCTTTCAATGACAAAAAGTTTGTCATTAAACCTATTGACAAGAAAGCACCT gactttgttttttatgcCCCACGACTCCGCATCAACAAGCGTATCTTGGCATTGTGTATGGGCAACCATGAGTTgtacatgaggaggagaaagcCTGACACAATAGAGGTGCAGCAGATGAAGGCTCAGGCACGGGAGGAGAAGCACCATAAACAGATGGAGAG AGCTCAACTggagaatgagaaaaagaagcGAGAGcttgcagagaaagagaaggaaaggataGAGCGTGAGAAAGAAGAGTTAATGGAAAGACTAAGGCAGATTGAAGAGCAAACAATGAGAGCTCAGAAAG AGCTTGAAGAACAGACACGCAAGGCGATGGAGTTGGaccaagaaagaaagagagcaagggAAGAGGCTGagaagctggagagagagaggcaaatgGCTGAGGAGGCCAAGGCAGAGCTGGCCAAACAGGCTGCAGACCAGCAAAAGAACCAGGAGCAActg GCTGCTGAACTGGCTGAATTCACAGCCAAAATTGCTCTCCTGGAAGATGccaaaaggaagaaggaagatgAAGCCACAGAATGGCAGCACAAA GCTCTGTCAGCCCAAGAGGACTTGGAGAAGACCAAGGAGGAGTTGAAGAATGCAATGACTGTGGTGCCCGCACCTCCAGGCGGCCATGCTGAGAGTGAGCATGACGAACAGGACGAGAACCATGCAGAGGCTAGTGCAGAGCTGTCCAATGAGGGGGTCAGCCAGTTTGATCTCCGCAGCGAAGAGGAGCGCATCACTGAAGCCCAGAAGAATGAGAGGGTCAAGCAACAGCTGCAG ACATTAAGTTCAGAGTTGGCCCAGGCCAGAGATGAAACCAAGAAGACACAGAACGACGTTCTACATGCAGAGAATGTGAAAGCAGGCCGGGACAAATACAAAACGCTGCGTCAGATTCGACAGGGAAACACAAAGCAGCGCATTGATGAATTTGAGTCCATGTGA